From Haemophilus parainfluenzae:
CGTAGATTGAATTTAATGCAATGGTTACTTCGTGCAGTTTCGGGCTTGCTGTACCATTGCGTACTGTGCCCTCGGTGCCATGTTCAACGGTTGCACCGCCAGCAGATACTAATTTTTTGTATTCTTTCGCACCGATAGGCAAGCGAACGACATTACAGAGCTGGCGTATGACGCTATCGTCTGTTAAGCGTTTCATGACCTCTTTATCTAATTGAGGAATGACTGAATAGCCGCCATCTTCACCGTTAGCTGTCGTTAAATTGCGAAGTTCACCGGTTTTAATGTAATGGCGCAATTCATCATTTGAAAATTGTTTCGTGCTGCGAGTTTCTAATGATTTAGATTGCGCACCAAGATTACGTTCTTCATCTGCTACGGTTTCGTATTTACTGATTTCATCACTCAATTGTTTCACTAAATCTTTCAATTTATCAAAATCTACTGATTCAGTTTCATCTAATGAACGATTTTCTTTTTCTGCTTTATCAAGCATTGCTCGCATTTCTGCGATTTTTTCTGCCTTTTGTTGGCGTAACTCAATTAATTTTTTAAACATAACTTGTCCTTTATTTAGTCTTAATTAAGACGGCTTATAAAAAGCCCACAGAACAATATATATACAAAAAATATAAAGTAAATACCTTAAATTTCAATAGTTTAGATACGGTTAGATACGTTGAGTAAAATATTTTATTCAGTGATTTTTTAGGTGATTTTGGGTTTGAAAAGATAATTTAAGATAGGAATTTATCTATTTTTATAGGTGAAGACTGGTGAAGACTTGGTGAAGACTTGAATAGGTAGTCTTCACCCTTATAAATATATAATAAATAATGATTTTTCTTATTTTTTAGCAAAAGTGAAGAGGTGAAGACTATAATAGAAAAAAGTTTTTGATATACTAAGATTCAGTAAAATTTACTTAGTAACACCGTTAGTAACACCAATAAAAACAACTGAAAATAATTACATTAAAAATCAATGTGTTACATATCAAATTCATTTCTCGCTCAGGCACCAACTATAAACCGACTTAATTAAGTCGGTTTTTTTTCGCCTAAAATTTGTTTAGACCGCTAGTTATTATCCCCTGTTTTAGTTACAATCGGTCAATTTCTTTTTCTTTAGAAACCCATTAGGAGAGCATTATGAACTTCCCTCAAATCGCCCAACAAGTGATTGATAAACTTGGCGGCAAAGAAAACATCGCCACAGCAGCACATTGCGCAACGCGTTTACGTATTGTGTTAAACGATGAAAGCAAAGTGGACAAAGAAGGCATTGATAATATTGAAGGCGTGAAAGGGCAGTTTGCTGTCGCGGGTCAATATCAAATAATCTTTGGTTCAGGTACGGTGAATAAAGTCCATGCTGAACTTACTAAATTACTTGGTATCGGCGATGTGAGTAAAGCCGAAGTGGCTGAAGCAGCATCAGGCAACCAAAACTTATTGCAACGTTTGGTGAAAGGCTTAGCGGATATTTTCGTGCCAATCATTCCAGCAATCGTCGCAGGCGGTTTGTTAATGGGTATTCACTCCATGCTTACAGCGAAAGGTTTCTTCGTTGATGAATTAAGCGTGATTGATATGCACCCAGGTCTAGCGGATTTGGTGGACTTCATTAATACCATCGCGAACGCACCGTTTGTGTTCTTACCTGTATTACTTGGTTTCTCTGCAACCCGTAAATTCGGCGGTAACCCGTTCTTAGGGGCAGCACTTGGGATGTTATTAGTTCACCCTGCATTAGCAGATGGTTGGAACTACGCATTAACCCTTGCTCAAGGCAAAATCCAATACTGGAATGTATTCGGTCTTGAAATTGAAAAAGTCGGCTATCAAGGCACGGTTATCCCAACATTAGTTTCTGCTTGGGTGTTAGCAACCTTAGAAAAAACCTTCCGTAAGTTTGTACCTTCTTATTTAGATAACCTCATTACCCCATTATTCTCGCTCTTTATTGCGGGCTTCTTAGCATTCACCGTAATTGGTCCAATCGGTCGTGAAGCAGGTTCATTAATTGCATCAGGCTTAACTTGGTTATATGACACCTTAGGTTTCGTGGGCGGCGCGATCTTCGGGGCATTCTATGCACCAATCGTTATCACAGGTATGCACCAAACCTTCATTGCGGTTGAAACACAATTATTAGCTGAAATGGCAAATACAGGCGGTACCTTTATTTTCCCAATCGCCGCAATGTCAAATATCGCACAAGGTGCGGCCTGT
This genomic window contains:
- a CDS encoding sucrose-specific PTS transporter subunit IIBC, with protein sequence MNFPQIAQQVIDKLGGKENIATAAHCATRLRIVLNDESKVDKEGIDNIEGVKGQFAVAGQYQIIFGSGTVNKVHAELTKLLGIGDVSKAEVAEAASGNQNLLQRLVKGLADIFVPIIPAIVAGGLLMGIHSMLTAKGFFVDELSVIDMHPGLADLVDFINTIANAPFVFLPVLLGFSATRKFGGNPFLGAALGMLLVHPALADGWNYALTLAQGKIQYWNVFGLEIEKVGYQGTVIPTLVSAWVLATLEKTFRKFVPSYLDNLITPLFSLFIAGFLAFTVIGPIGREAGSLIASGLTWLYDTLGFVGGAIFGAFYAPIVITGMHQTFIAVETQLLAEMANTGGTFIFPIAAMSNIAQGAACLGVAVALKDPKVRGLAVPSGISALLGITEPAMFGVNLRYRQAFFAAMIGSGLASAFIAFFNVKAIALGAAGFLGIPSIKPDSLAMYSIGMVISFVVAFTLSVIFVKRAQAKA